A part of Caretta caretta isolate rCarCar2 chromosome 1, rCarCar1.hap1, whole genome shotgun sequence genomic DNA contains:
- the NHS gene encoding actin remodeling regulator NHS isoform X3, with translation MGNSQYKLQRYPRRKYKAVSNLDAESKLSVYYRAPWHQQRNIFHPSTRPPCVEELHRHAKQNLRALRREQRNWGDNREQKVPGPISVVVPLFPPFPAIYSQKRKEIKDRHLLTFNSTRSPSPTECCHMTPWSRKSHPPEEEDTDVMLGQRPKNPIHNIPSTLDKQTNWSKALPLPTPEEKMKQDAQVISSCIIPINVTGVGFDREASIRCSLVHSQSVLQRRRKLRRRKTISGIPRRVQQEIDSDESPVARERNVIVHANPDFSSTINRRSGTRDSECQTEEILIAAPSRRRIRAQRGQSVVASLSHSAGNILVLTDNGDAMFATAVSHHIRSRSLPREGARASEADQDADAKTSVYEAEDFLASQERIPKKGNNAINNQGSQEHQPIGLTCSQHLHSPEHNVNERGRSRLSRMADSGSCEISSNSDTFGSPIHSISTAGVLLSSHMDQKDDHQSSSGNWSGSSSTCPSQTSETIPPAASPPLTGSSHCDSELSLNTAPNANEDSSVFITEQYSDHIDKVRGHRASSFTSTVADLLDDPNNSNTSDSEWNYLHHHHDASCHQDFSPERPKDDSLGCPSFTSMATYDSFLEKTPSDKADTSSHFSVDTEGYYTSMHFDCGLKGNKSYICNYAATGSENGRNADVTSSLTDCAWQDYVNHRRQGRQSISLKKPKAKPAPPKRSSSLRKSDGSTELPEKKEPKINSGQHVPHTSREMKLPLEFSNTPSRVENSNLPSKQELSWINQNDSELKNIQFDTTDIPSFKDEGAEQSHYADLWLLNDLKSNDPYRSLSNSSTATGTTVIECIKSPESSESQTSQSGSRATTPSLPSVDNEFKLASPEKLAGLASPSSGYSSQSETPTSSFPTAFFSGPLSPGGSKRKPKVPERKSSLQQPSSKDGIVSLNKDLELPIIPPTHLDLSALHNVLNKPFTHRNQLHAFNHNKQNMVGEALNPNPPPALAITPSVLKSVHLKSIKPEEVKQKDDNTDLLCIQETTLMVTAISPGKMRPLVPKKSISRQYSTEDAIMSYIDSSPVETGPDKLHSEEDSSISVQNNCDQEIVTLANVGILEAKTMKDQMHPVGEPLPENTQVCNTSAEGFQKGLAVFTSDYEVKITYHETEQEGSLDPVQIKQELPAVYEQKLESKPVDETTFQSDPPAGGADISNRPKHQFDISHRDDKVPGNISCESEISPVNSLNEKSSEQENDVASGIPTKSASDDSRAEETQGSADDASLKESSPSDDSIISPLSEDSQTEAEDVFVSPNKPRTTEDLFAVIHRSKRKVLGRKDSGDLSVRNRLRASSGASSTSPASSTSPASSVPPASNVGAPASSQRSPGLIYRNAKKSNTSNEEFKLLLLKKGSRSDSSYRMSATEILKSPILPKSPSELIVDSPQNTDETPQASSTPDTLSPLSPCSPRVNAEGFSSKSFSMSASSRVGRSRAPPAASSSRYSVRCRLYNTPMQAISEGETENSDGSPHDDRSSQSST, from the exons TTTAACAGCACCCGCTCGCCTTCCCCCACTGAGTGTTGCCACATGACCCCATGGAGTAGAAAG TCCCATCCACCAGAGGAGGAAGATACAGATGTCATGCTAGGGCAGAGGCCGAAAAATCCAATACATAATATCCCTTCTACACTGGATAAGCAAACTAATTGGAGCAAAGCACTACCTCTCCCAACTCCagaggagaaaatgaaacaaGATGCCCAAGTGATTTCCTCTTGCATTATCCCCATCAATGTCACTG GAGTTGGTTTTGACAGAGAGGCTAGTATACGCTGCTCTCTTGTTCATTCACAATCTGTACTACAGCGAAGACGAAAGTTGAGAAGGAGGAAAACCATCTCTGGCATCCCCAGAAGAGTGCAACAAGAAATAG ATTCTGATGAATCACCAGTAGCGAGAGAACGGAATGTGATTGTGCATGCAAATCCAGACTTCTCAAGTACAATCAACAGAAGATCAGGTACCAGAGACTCTGAGTGCCAGACTGAAGAAATTCTCATTGCTGCTCCATCCAGAAGAAGAATCCGAGCTCAGAGAGGTCAAAGTGTTGTAGCCTCCTTGTCACATTCAGCCGGCAACATTTTGGTGTTGACAGACAACGGTGATGCAATGTTCGCTACAGCAGTGAGCCACCATATCCGATCACGGAGTCTTCCTCGTGAAGGTGCTAGAGCCAGTGAAGCTGATCAAGATGCTGATGCCAAAACTTCAGTGTATGAAGCAGAAGACTTTTTGGCAAGCCAAGAAAGAATCCCGAAAAAGGGTAACAATGCCATCAATAACCAGGGTTCACAAGAACACCAGCCCATAGGTTTAACTTGTTCTCAGCACCTACACAGCCCAGAACATAATGTAAATGAGAGAGGGAGGTCAAGGTTGTCAAGGATGGCAGATTCTGGAAGCTGTGAGATTTCATCAAACTCTGACACCTTTGGGAGCCCCATTCACTCTATCTCCACAGCAGGAGTCCTTCTTAGCAGTCACATGGACCAGAAAGATGACCATCAATCCTCGAGTGGGAACTGGAGTGGAAGTAGCTCAACATGTCCCTCACAGACATCAGAAACTATTcctcctgctgcttctcctccgCTGACTGGCTCTTCACACTGTGACTCAGAATTGTCACTGAACACTGCTCCTAATGCCAATGAAGATTCTAGTGTCTTTATAACAGAGCAGTACAGTGATCACATCGATAAGGTTCGAGGTCACAGGGCAAGCTCCTTCACCTCCACTGTAGCAGATTTACTTGATGACCCCAATAACAGCAACACAAGCGATAGTGAATGGAATTACTTGCATCATCATCACGATGCATCCTGTCATCAAGATTTCAGCCCTGAACGCCCAAAGGACGACAGCCTAGGATGCCCAAGTTTTACGAGTATGGCCACTTACGATAGCTTTCTAGAAAAGACCCCATCTGACAAAGCAGACACTAGCTCACACTTTTCTGTTGACACTGAAGGATATTATACCTCCATGCACTTTGACTGTGGTCTCAAAGGTAATAAAAGTTATATTTGTAACTATGCAGCCACAGGCTCTGAGAATGGCCGGAATGCAGATGTTACTTCCAGTCTCACTGATTGTGCCTGGCAGGATTACGTAAAccacaggaggcagggaagacAGAGCATCTCTCTCAAGAAACCAAAGGCAAAGCCAGCCCCACCAAAACGCAGTTCATCTTTGAGGAAATCTGATGGCAGCACAGAACTTCCTGAGAAGAAAGAACCAAAGATAAACAGTGGGCAGCATGTGCCTCACACTTCCAGGGAAATGAAGCTGCCACTTGAGTTTTCAAATACACCTTCTAGAGTGGAAAACTCTAAtctgccaagcaaacaggaaCTCTCCTGGATTAATCAGAATGATAGTGAATTAAAGAACATTCAGTTTGACACCACGGATATTCCATCATTTAAAGATGAAGGTGCTGAACAATCTCACTATGCAGATCTCTGGCTTCTAAATGACTTGAAATCGAATGATCCTTATAGGTCTTTATCCAATTCAAGCACTGCTACGGGTACTACAGTCATAGAATGCATAAAGTCGCCAGAAAGTTCTGAATCACAAACATCACAGTCCGGATCGAGAGCCACCACCCCATCCCTCCCTTCTGTTGATAATGAGTTTAAGCTGGCTTCCCCGGAAAAGTTGGCTGGTTTAGCATCACCCTCTAGCGGTTACTCCAGTCAGTCTGAAACACCGACATCCTCTTTCCCGACAGCTTTCTTCTCTGGGCCCTTATCTCCAGGGGGTAGTAAAAGAAAGCCAAAAGTACCAGAAAGGAAGTCCTCGTTGCAACAGCCTTCTTCTAAAGATGGCATTGTTTCTCTAAACAAAGATCTAGAACTTCCAATTATACCTCCTACTCATCTTGACCTAAGTGCTCTTCATAATGTCTTGAATAAACCATTTACTCACAGAAACCAGTTGCATGCTTTTAATCACAATAAACAGAACATGGTAGGAGAAGCACTGAACCCTAATCCTCCACCAGCCCTTGCTATTACACCTTCAGTTCTAAAATCTGTTCACCTTAAATCAATTAAGCCTGAAGAAGTGAAGCAAAAAGACGATAATACAGACCTTCTCTGCATACAAGAAACCACATTAATGGTGACTGCCATTTCTCCAGGCAAAATGAGGCCACTTGTACCGAAGAAATCAATATCACGTCAGTACTCTACTGAAGATGCCATAATGTCCTATATTGATTCTTCTCCAGTGGAGACGGGCCCTGATAAACTGCATTCAGAAGAAGATTCATCTATCAGTGTACAGAATAATTGTGATCAAGAAATTGTAACCTTAGCAAATGTGGGTATTTTAGAAGCAAAAACCATGAAAGACCAAATGCACCCAGTTGGTGAGCCTTTACCAGAGAACACACAAGTCTGTAACACTTCTGCAGAAGGGTTTCAAAAAGGTTTAGCTGTCTTTACAAGTGATTATGAAGTTAAGATAACTTATCATGAAACAGAACAGGAAGGGAGCCTTGATCCTGTGCAGATTAAGCAAGAATTACCTGCAGTCTATGAACAAAAGTTGGAATCTAAACCTGTGGATGAAACCACATTCCAGTCTGATCCACCAGCGGGGGGAGCAGACATTAGTAATCGGCCTAAGCATCAGTTTGATATAAGCCACCGTGATGACAAAGTGCCTGGGAATATCAGCTGTGAATCAGAGATATCACCTGTAAATTCACTTAATGAAAAAAGTTCTGAGCAGGAAAACGATGTTGCATCAGGTATTCCAACCAAAAGTGCCTCTGATGACAGCAGGGCAGAGGAGACACAGGGGAGTGCAGATGATGCTTCACTGAAAG AATCTTCTCCAAGTGATGATTCCATAATTTCACCATTGAGTGAAGATTCTCAGACTGAAGCAGAAGATGTTTTTGTGTCTCCAAACAAACCTCGCACTACAGAGGATCTATTTGCAGTCATTCACAG ATCAAAAAGGAAAGTACTTGGGAGAAAAGATTCTGGAGATCTTTCTGTAAGAAACAGATTGAGAGCTTCATCTGGGGCCAGCAGCACGTCACCTGCCAGCAGCACGTCACCTGCCAGCAGCGTGCCACCTGCCAGCAATGTGGGAGCCCCAGCAAGCAGTCAGAGGTCTCCTGGTCTTATTTACAGGAATGCCAAAAAGTCCAACACATCTAACGAGGAATTTAAGCTACTGCTCCTTAAAAAGGGCAGTCGATCGGATTCTAGCTATAGGATGTCAGCGACCGAGATACTAAAGAGCCCTATTTTGCCCAAATCTCCCAGTGAGCTAATTGTGGATTCTCCTCAAAACACTGATGAGACTCCCCAGGCATCATCAACTCCTGACACATTATCCCCCCTGTCTCCTTGCTCCCCTAGAGTTAATGCAGAAGGTTTCTCCTCCAAGAGCTTTTCTATGTCTGCATCTTCAAGAGTAGGGCGTTCACGGGCACctcctgcagccagcagcagccgtTACAGCGTACGCTGTAGGCTGTACAATACGCCAATGCAAGCTATatcagaaggagaaactgagaaTTCAGATGGCAGCCCTCATGACGACCGATCTTCTCAGAGTTCAACATAG
- the NHS gene encoding actin remodeling regulator NHS isoform X4: protein MALGCCVLKNAAVSNLDAESKLSVYYRAPWHQQRNIFHPSTRPPCVEELHRHAKQNLRALRREQRNWGDNREQKVPGPISVVVPLFPPFPAIYSQKRKEIKDRHLLTFNSTRSPSPTECCHMTPWSRKSHPPEEEDTDVMLGQRPKNPIHNIPSTLDKQTNWSKALPLPTPEEKMKQDAQVISSCIIPINVTGVGFDREASIRCSLVHSQSVLQRRRKLRRRKTISGIPRRVQQEIDSDESPVARERNVIVHANPDFSSTINRRSGTRDSECQTEEILIAAPSRRRIRAQRGQSVVASLSHSAGNILVLTDNGDAMFATAVSHHIRSRSLPREGARASEADQDADAKTSVYEAEDFLASQERIPKKGNNAINNQGSQEHQPIGLTCSQHLHSPEHNVNERGRSRLSRMADSGSCEISSNSDTFGSPIHSISTAGVLLSSHMDQKDDHQSSSGNWSGSSSTCPSQTSETIPPAASPPLTGSSHCDSELSLNTAPNANEDSSVFITEQYSDHIDKVRGHRASSFTSTVADLLDDPNNSNTSDSEWNYLHHHHDASCHQDFSPERPKDDSLGCPSFTSMATYDSFLEKTPSDKADTSSHFSVDTEGYYTSMHFDCGLKGNKSYICNYAATGSENGRNADVTSSLTDCAWQDYVNHRRQGRQSISLKKPKAKPAPPKRSSSLRKSDGSTELPEKKEPKINSGQHVPHTSREMKLPLEFSNTPSRVENSNLPSKQELSWINQNDSELKNIQFDTTDIPSFKDEGAEQSHYADLWLLNDLKSNDPYRSLSNSSTATGTTVIECIKSPESSESQTSQSGSRATTPSLPSVDNEFKLASPEKLAGLASPSSGYSSQSETPTSSFPTAFFSGPLSPGGSKRKPKVPERKSSLQQPSSKDGIVSLNKDLELPIIPPTHLDLSALHNVLNKPFTHRNQLHAFNHNKQNMVGEALNPNPPPALAITPSVLKSVHLKSIKPEEVKQKDDNTDLLCIQETTLMVTAISPGKMRPLVPKKSISRQYSTEDAIMSYIDSSPVETGPDKLHSEEDSSISVQNNCDQEIVTLANVGILEAKTMKDQMHPVGEPLPENTQVCNTSAEGFQKGLAVFTSDYEVKITYHETEQEGSLDPVQIKQELPAVYEQKLESKPVDETTFQSDPPAGGADISNRPKHQFDISHRDDKVPGNISCESEISPVNSLNEKSSEQENDVASGIPTKSASDDSRAEETQGSADDASLKESSPSDDSIISPLSEDSQTEAEDVFVSPNKPRTTEDLFAVIHRSKRKVLGRKDSGDLSVRNRLRASSGASSTSPASSTSPASSVPPASNVGAPASSQRSPGLIYRNAKKSNTSNEEFKLLLLKKGSRSDSSYRMSATEILKSPILPKSPSELIVDSPQNTDETPQASSTPDTLSPLSPCSPRVNAEGFSSKSFSMSASSRVGRSRAPPAASSSRYSVRCRLYNTPMQAISEGETENSDGSPHDDRSSQSST from the exons TTTAACAGCACCCGCTCGCCTTCCCCCACTGAGTGTTGCCACATGACCCCATGGAGTAGAAAG TCCCATCCACCAGAGGAGGAAGATACAGATGTCATGCTAGGGCAGAGGCCGAAAAATCCAATACATAATATCCCTTCTACACTGGATAAGCAAACTAATTGGAGCAAAGCACTACCTCTCCCAACTCCagaggagaaaatgaaacaaGATGCCCAAGTGATTTCCTCTTGCATTATCCCCATCAATGTCACTG GAGTTGGTTTTGACAGAGAGGCTAGTATACGCTGCTCTCTTGTTCATTCACAATCTGTACTACAGCGAAGACGAAAGTTGAGAAGGAGGAAAACCATCTCTGGCATCCCCAGAAGAGTGCAACAAGAAATAG ATTCTGATGAATCACCAGTAGCGAGAGAACGGAATGTGATTGTGCATGCAAATCCAGACTTCTCAAGTACAATCAACAGAAGATCAGGTACCAGAGACTCTGAGTGCCAGACTGAAGAAATTCTCATTGCTGCTCCATCCAGAAGAAGAATCCGAGCTCAGAGAGGTCAAAGTGTTGTAGCCTCCTTGTCACATTCAGCCGGCAACATTTTGGTGTTGACAGACAACGGTGATGCAATGTTCGCTACAGCAGTGAGCCACCATATCCGATCACGGAGTCTTCCTCGTGAAGGTGCTAGAGCCAGTGAAGCTGATCAAGATGCTGATGCCAAAACTTCAGTGTATGAAGCAGAAGACTTTTTGGCAAGCCAAGAAAGAATCCCGAAAAAGGGTAACAATGCCATCAATAACCAGGGTTCACAAGAACACCAGCCCATAGGTTTAACTTGTTCTCAGCACCTACACAGCCCAGAACATAATGTAAATGAGAGAGGGAGGTCAAGGTTGTCAAGGATGGCAGATTCTGGAAGCTGTGAGATTTCATCAAACTCTGACACCTTTGGGAGCCCCATTCACTCTATCTCCACAGCAGGAGTCCTTCTTAGCAGTCACATGGACCAGAAAGATGACCATCAATCCTCGAGTGGGAACTGGAGTGGAAGTAGCTCAACATGTCCCTCACAGACATCAGAAACTATTcctcctgctgcttctcctccgCTGACTGGCTCTTCACACTGTGACTCAGAATTGTCACTGAACACTGCTCCTAATGCCAATGAAGATTCTAGTGTCTTTATAACAGAGCAGTACAGTGATCACATCGATAAGGTTCGAGGTCACAGGGCAAGCTCCTTCACCTCCACTGTAGCAGATTTACTTGATGACCCCAATAACAGCAACACAAGCGATAGTGAATGGAATTACTTGCATCATCATCACGATGCATCCTGTCATCAAGATTTCAGCCCTGAACGCCCAAAGGACGACAGCCTAGGATGCCCAAGTTTTACGAGTATGGCCACTTACGATAGCTTTCTAGAAAAGACCCCATCTGACAAAGCAGACACTAGCTCACACTTTTCTGTTGACACTGAAGGATATTATACCTCCATGCACTTTGACTGTGGTCTCAAAGGTAATAAAAGTTATATTTGTAACTATGCAGCCACAGGCTCTGAGAATGGCCGGAATGCAGATGTTACTTCCAGTCTCACTGATTGTGCCTGGCAGGATTACGTAAAccacaggaggcagggaagacAGAGCATCTCTCTCAAGAAACCAAAGGCAAAGCCAGCCCCACCAAAACGCAGTTCATCTTTGAGGAAATCTGATGGCAGCACAGAACTTCCTGAGAAGAAAGAACCAAAGATAAACAGTGGGCAGCATGTGCCTCACACTTCCAGGGAAATGAAGCTGCCACTTGAGTTTTCAAATACACCTTCTAGAGTGGAAAACTCTAAtctgccaagcaaacaggaaCTCTCCTGGATTAATCAGAATGATAGTGAATTAAAGAACATTCAGTTTGACACCACGGATATTCCATCATTTAAAGATGAAGGTGCTGAACAATCTCACTATGCAGATCTCTGGCTTCTAAATGACTTGAAATCGAATGATCCTTATAGGTCTTTATCCAATTCAAGCACTGCTACGGGTACTACAGTCATAGAATGCATAAAGTCGCCAGAAAGTTCTGAATCACAAACATCACAGTCCGGATCGAGAGCCACCACCCCATCCCTCCCTTCTGTTGATAATGAGTTTAAGCTGGCTTCCCCGGAAAAGTTGGCTGGTTTAGCATCACCCTCTAGCGGTTACTCCAGTCAGTCTGAAACACCGACATCCTCTTTCCCGACAGCTTTCTTCTCTGGGCCCTTATCTCCAGGGGGTAGTAAAAGAAAGCCAAAAGTACCAGAAAGGAAGTCCTCGTTGCAACAGCCTTCTTCTAAAGATGGCATTGTTTCTCTAAACAAAGATCTAGAACTTCCAATTATACCTCCTACTCATCTTGACCTAAGTGCTCTTCATAATGTCTTGAATAAACCATTTACTCACAGAAACCAGTTGCATGCTTTTAATCACAATAAACAGAACATGGTAGGAGAAGCACTGAACCCTAATCCTCCACCAGCCCTTGCTATTACACCTTCAGTTCTAAAATCTGTTCACCTTAAATCAATTAAGCCTGAAGAAGTGAAGCAAAAAGACGATAATACAGACCTTCTCTGCATACAAGAAACCACATTAATGGTGACTGCCATTTCTCCAGGCAAAATGAGGCCACTTGTACCGAAGAAATCAATATCACGTCAGTACTCTACTGAAGATGCCATAATGTCCTATATTGATTCTTCTCCAGTGGAGACGGGCCCTGATAAACTGCATTCAGAAGAAGATTCATCTATCAGTGTACAGAATAATTGTGATCAAGAAATTGTAACCTTAGCAAATGTGGGTATTTTAGAAGCAAAAACCATGAAAGACCAAATGCACCCAGTTGGTGAGCCTTTACCAGAGAACACACAAGTCTGTAACACTTCTGCAGAAGGGTTTCAAAAAGGTTTAGCTGTCTTTACAAGTGATTATGAAGTTAAGATAACTTATCATGAAACAGAACAGGAAGGGAGCCTTGATCCTGTGCAGATTAAGCAAGAATTACCTGCAGTCTATGAACAAAAGTTGGAATCTAAACCTGTGGATGAAACCACATTCCAGTCTGATCCACCAGCGGGGGGAGCAGACATTAGTAATCGGCCTAAGCATCAGTTTGATATAAGCCACCGTGATGACAAAGTGCCTGGGAATATCAGCTGTGAATCAGAGATATCACCTGTAAATTCACTTAATGAAAAAAGTTCTGAGCAGGAAAACGATGTTGCATCAGGTATTCCAACCAAAAGTGCCTCTGATGACAGCAGGGCAGAGGAGACACAGGGGAGTGCAGATGATGCTTCACTGAAAG AATCTTCTCCAAGTGATGATTCCATAATTTCACCATTGAGTGAAGATTCTCAGACTGAAGCAGAAGATGTTTTTGTGTCTCCAAACAAACCTCGCACTACAGAGGATCTATTTGCAGTCATTCACAG ATCAAAAAGGAAAGTACTTGGGAGAAAAGATTCTGGAGATCTTTCTGTAAGAAACAGATTGAGAGCTTCATCTGGGGCCAGCAGCACGTCACCTGCCAGCAGCACGTCACCTGCCAGCAGCGTGCCACCTGCCAGCAATGTGGGAGCCCCAGCAAGCAGTCAGAGGTCTCCTGGTCTTATTTACAGGAATGCCAAAAAGTCCAACACATCTAACGAGGAATTTAAGCTACTGCTCCTTAAAAAGGGCAGTCGATCGGATTCTAGCTATAGGATGTCAGCGACCGAGATACTAAAGAGCCCTATTTTGCCCAAATCTCCCAGTGAGCTAATTGTGGATTCTCCTCAAAACACTGATGAGACTCCCCAGGCATCATCAACTCCTGACACATTATCCCCCCTGTCTCCTTGCTCCCCTAGAGTTAATGCAGAAGGTTTCTCCTCCAAGAGCTTTTCTATGTCTGCATCTTCAAGAGTAGGGCGTTCACGGGCACctcctgcagccagcagcagccgtTACAGCGTACGCTGTAGGCTGTACAATACGCCAATGCAAGCTATatcagaaggagaaactgagaaTTCAGATGGCAGCCCTCATGACGACCGATCTTCTCAGAGTTCAACATAG